The following proteins are co-located in the Hyalangium minutum genome:
- a CDS encoding CARDB domain-containing protein, with product MGGLSLVWMPGIASAEPVAQGLQFLQSMQGPTGAFGELRSEEPTLVTAEALEALRAHGLGASDAARSAEIYLAFQPLLLDSELEIRTALALRQSPFFRGTQTLTTQGPGFEAPDALHLALSLILSPQLSTNPFGRPEGALAQLLAKARPDGCFAFADNAASAALTASAISALRLHPWIPDANLALSRATACLMTMQRPDGSFGTVEDTVAALQGLVGAPFEHSQAREEGRVYLLAAQQADGSWEGSTRLTARALSVLREAAPDWHVMTDDRGRPQLVLADPTPLQGASLQATLSIRNRSGVPALAIPVRFVARPLAGGAAVTLAQVSLSALAPGAQATIVATLPTLQLAGSYEVIAQVDPEGQVLEIDEGNNTASAPLRVRVENDLAISGGSLQFYPGAPGRLLVKVVVLNLGSPLPQAVTVELFRGAPGNGGTLLGSEVLSAGLQPNALGSLTFDVPLPTATGPVAFYARVDPAGALPEADEQNNQAFRFYYGGTGAAVDLQVTTPMSFVPSPGQIVPGQPFVLQGNIRNAYTTAASQVPVVVFRSGERIAEQLLPLVPGQTTVPVSFTLSSLVPASYTLAVDPDGRLSDPDRTNNQRTLAMTVMSDSAASELVAGSLSSSNSSALPGRYVEYSLSVINDGAQDVATSVRLMNVADGTVWAERDAVARHGSATAVLLGSFQVPPAGTPVALRACVDPQNQVPEVNENDNCAELTPGSATTDLVVAAKEMHFTPLGAQIGEKVVVTARVRNVSTTEGRAVLQWWQGSPLSHLGRLLGEAPIQVPAQGEVTAAFDWVRTEGPVELYARVAGTYPRDSAPVNNVAGRHLFLKAIVDTGVAGTYVQGSEIRIAPLLGGTKPDMVLVHRTVTGTVSKEFVSLLQQGTDGSWSKLWSYTPMTTTLDVATADLDGDGTGEIVAYSKDTSNNYELVALRPDGTLKWKRVLAGTSGCSASTVSSYALGLGDLNGDGVGDIVAWTQDLRAFSGVDGTDLWTATVGSATCQLGYTATVLDADGDGQNEVLASKIGLYALVSAQGTVRWQVSQPTGTIGAGVVDLNLDGKAEVIIPRFRNNLVARDLITGQQVQTGTPFEAREYFLSAGALRQDGLAYVTLANNGGTSITGAFTPDLLPLWSQELFCTVCATGGGRSGVDAFNGVLADVLGQGRPQAIFAGLLTPPVIQDGRTGELLETFPAQMQPETGANYSFPEHTPVVVDIDADGHADIAMPFIEGTAPPTQLRDHPQYGRGEVLIFSSVHWKKQPALWPTRSIRKGQVGADLRLGSDYRWWTTHNTWNQQFDVEPATLMADLSVRNADITVSPQSPTVGGIQTVTVTLRNVGGVAASGVHVALYDGDPTAGGRHLADVVAAGPLAPRTGVATLSLPWVAYPEGEHVLYVVANADGAIEESGRENNIGSARVYVLPGTQGCDLAVDTAQFSSQPPLPQTGEALTLDVTVRNQGAQACGASTVEAWDGPRGANSPLFGAAALPALQPGAEAHVLVTGIALTGSHGYRVIADPQVVTLDQERLNNEAVFTVESMPAAMPDFTVQAVSASPSPAYAGEAVTVSVTVLNRGSPSPGTLLSIEVPGQPELLLEVPPLLTAESTVLTARITAPQASTLIHAEVDPQGIVTEFSELNNVREVNLPVEDPLLVVSGTASPGVVGPAAPVSFTVLLANQSPRGRTLAWDAAIQGPAGALVATLATSPRLVVGGGAEYQTSLSWNTGAFGPGLYSLRIQVTEGGRPVAVGTVPFTLTAEAVASLGLVTDRESYGPEETVLAQMRVSNTGRNAVLPAGTLQVVFEDVTGTLLASGQWAISELAPGAFHDIAERFSVSPTAQAGSYRVRAELRDAQGTVIASNQVLWKVVIVPARVVTAQLSAASPFPIGPPLQTHVLLTNTSGETVEGLLRVLLLDTPLLGQEATASTQVSLAPGSSQDIVLSLPTSQLDARQKVLVAQLDGQTLDRLVVTAEMPTDQEPPVITISGVTDGQFSPTQVIPEITVTDPYLSSTTITLNGNAFTSGTAVTAEGSYLLEVSAADAFGNQRQRSVSFTIDLTPPVLQLAGVAHGALLNTPVTLSFQAQEQHPGTLVATVDGAPVESGVFVDGEGDHLWTVTAVDLAGNSTTETRAFSLDFTAPQVEITGVAEGQVSAVPLTPSVTVEDAHPGSVVATLDGVPFSLGTAISAEGAHLLAVTAVDGAGNSHSVDIHFSIDQTAPVLSLDGPSHGALLNTPVTLSYSVSEPHPGTVTSLLDGSPLASGTEVNAEGDHLWVVQASDAVGNAVSETRSFSLDFTPPVLGVTGVVNGQYSSVPLTPGVTVQELHPGTLVATLDGVPFTLGTAVSTEGTHLLALRAVDGAGNVAERVIEFTLDFTPPEVWVYWVKDGQYINHEVAPAFDVVDTNLASVSATLDGATFTSGTFVTAEGTHVLVVTAVDLAGNQTVRTVSFTLDFTPPVLSVTGVSEGALGTSFTPVFTATDASPLQPLEGVLDNVLVDSGTPVTALGAHTLRVKAWDMAGNLSSVTVHFTVLQARPRFLFAACALDSLSIQDSAQVVGLSGPASVASHGSVLMGDSSSVSGDVVSGTLTQLGGLASVGGRIYHGGQLVLGTGAQATGGDETVSSPPTPCSCGYDLTRWFQKVGQQNDNALLQADPDISPFLVGGGLEIDQETLTLPSGRFLLDHLVLTGGATLKVASGGSVELFVSGSVSVSNQSTLGAAPGTGASLLLVSSASTGQAVSVLNQSTAAMQIYAPLTHVILGNNTSLRGAVVGRQVTLTNSQTLVLSPGPQTVPAPLSCP from the coding sequence ATGGGTGGACTTTCCCTGGTGTGGATGCCAGGGATTGCGAGCGCGGAACCTGTCGCGCAGGGATTGCAGTTCCTGCAGAGCATGCAGGGGCCGACGGGGGCGTTCGGTGAGCTGAGGAGCGAAGAACCCACGCTCGTGACAGCGGAGGCGCTCGAGGCGCTTCGCGCGCACGGCCTGGGGGCCAGTGATGCAGCCCGGAGTGCGGAGATTTACCTGGCCTTCCAGCCGCTCCTGCTCGACTCCGAGCTGGAAATCCGCACCGCGCTGGCGCTTCGGCAGTCCCCATTCTTCCGGGGCACACAAACGCTCACGACCCAGGGGCCGGGGTTCGAGGCACCGGATGCCCTCCACCTGGCGCTGAGCCTCATCCTCTCGCCCCAGTTGAGCACCAACCCCTTCGGGAGGCCTGAAGGCGCGCTGGCGCAATTGCTGGCAAAGGCCCGCCCCGATGGTTGCTTTGCCTTTGCCGACAACGCCGCGTCCGCGGCGCTGACGGCCTCTGCCATCTCCGCGCTGCGCCTCCACCCCTGGATCCCAGACGCGAACCTCGCGCTGAGCCGGGCCACCGCGTGCCTCATGACGATGCAGCGGCCTGACGGCTCCTTCGGCACAGTCGAGGACACCGTGGCCGCGCTCCAGGGATTGGTGGGGGCTCCCTTCGAGCACTCGCAGGCGCGGGAGGAGGGACGGGTCTACCTCCTGGCCGCCCAGCAGGCGGATGGGAGCTGGGAGGGGAGCACGCGTCTCACGGCCCGTGCCCTGTCGGTTCTTCGCGAGGCGGCGCCGGACTGGCACGTGATGACGGACGATCGCGGGCGGCCTCAGCTCGTGCTGGCGGATCCCACGCCGCTTCAGGGCGCGAGCCTCCAGGCAACCCTGAGCATCCGCAACCGGTCGGGTGTCCCGGCCCTGGCCATCCCCGTGCGCTTCGTCGCCCGGCCCTTGGCGGGCGGTGCCGCGGTCACCTTGGCTCAGGTGTCGTTGTCAGCGCTGGCCCCGGGAGCGCAGGCGACGATCGTCGCCACACTGCCCACGCTTCAGCTCGCGGGCAGCTACGAGGTCATCGCGCAGGTGGATCCAGAGGGGCAGGTGCTGGAGATCGACGAGGGCAACAACACGGCCTCGGCTCCGCTGCGGGTCCGGGTGGAGAACGATCTGGCCATCTCGGGAGGAAGTCTGCAGTTCTACCCGGGGGCGCCGGGCCGGCTCCTGGTGAAGGTGGTGGTGCTCAACCTGGGCTCTCCGCTGCCCCAGGCGGTAACGGTGGAACTTTTCCGGGGCGCTCCAGGGAACGGTGGAACCCTGCTGGGCAGCGAGGTGCTCTCGGCGGGGCTCCAGCCCAATGCGCTCGGGTCGTTGACCTTCGATGTACCCCTGCCCACGGCCACGGGGCCCGTGGCGTTCTATGCACGGGTGGATCCGGCGGGCGCGCTGCCGGAGGCAGACGAGCAGAACAACCAAGCCTTCCGTTTCTACTACGGAGGCACGGGCGCGGCGGTGGATCTGCAGGTGACGACCCCCATGTCCTTCGTGCCCTCGCCTGGGCAGATCGTCCCGGGCCAGCCTTTTGTCCTCCAGGGGAACATCCGCAATGCGTACACCACGGCGGCCAGCCAGGTCCCGGTCGTGGTCTTCCGCTCGGGCGAGCGGATCGCCGAGCAGCTACTCCCGCTCGTTCCAGGCCAGACCACCGTGCCGGTGTCGTTCACGTTGTCCTCCCTGGTTCCGGCCTCCTACACGCTCGCGGTGGACCCGGATGGAAGGCTGTCGGATCCGGATCGGACGAACAACCAGCGGACGCTGGCCATGACCGTCATGTCGGACAGCGCCGCCAGCGAGCTCGTCGCGGGCAGCCTCTCCAGCTCCAACAGCTCGGCGCTTCCCGGGCGCTATGTGGAGTACTCGCTGTCCGTCATCAACGACGGAGCGCAGGATGTGGCCACCTCGGTGCGGCTGATGAACGTCGCGGACGGGACGGTCTGGGCCGAGAGGGATGCGGTCGCCCGGCATGGCAGCGCCACCGCCGTCCTGCTGGGGAGCTTTCAGGTTCCCCCCGCGGGAACGCCCGTGGCCCTGCGGGCCTGCGTGGATCCGCAGAACCAGGTGCCCGAGGTGAACGAGAACGACAACTGCGCGGAGCTCACACCGGGCAGCGCGACGACGGACCTCGTGGTGGCCGCCAAGGAGATGCACTTCACCCCACTGGGAGCCCAGATAGGAGAGAAGGTGGTGGTCACCGCGCGTGTGCGGAATGTCTCCACCACCGAGGGGCGGGCTGTCTTGCAGTGGTGGCAGGGGTCTCCGCTCTCCCATCTCGGCCGCCTCCTGGGCGAGGCCCCCATCCAGGTGCCTGCGCAAGGAGAGGTGACGGCGGCCTTCGACTGGGTGCGAACCGAGGGGCCCGTGGAGCTCTACGCGCGGGTGGCGGGGACCTATCCCCGCGACAGCGCGCCCGTGAACAACGTGGCCGGGCGGCATCTGTTCCTCAAGGCCATCGTGGACACGGGCGTCGCGGGCACCTACGTGCAGGGGAGCGAGATCCGCATCGCCCCGCTCCTCGGCGGCACGAAGCCCGACATGGTGCTCGTCCACAGGACCGTAACGGGGACGGTCTCCAAGGAGTTCGTCTCGCTGCTCCAGCAGGGGACGGACGGCTCCTGGAGCAAGCTCTGGTCCTATACGCCCATGACCACGACACTCGACGTCGCCACGGCCGACCTCGACGGCGATGGAACGGGGGAGATCGTGGCCTACTCGAAGGATACCTCGAACAACTATGAGCTCGTCGCGCTGCGGCCCGATGGGACGCTCAAGTGGAAGCGAGTCCTCGCGGGTACCTCCGGCTGCTCTGCCTCCACCGTGTCCAGCTACGCGCTGGGCCTGGGAGATCTGAATGGAGATGGGGTGGGGGACATCGTGGCCTGGACCCAGGATCTCCGAGCGTTCTCGGGCGTGGATGGCACGGACCTCTGGACGGCCACTGTCGGCTCGGCCACCTGCCAGCTCGGGTACACGGCCACCGTCCTGGATGCGGACGGAGATGGCCAGAACGAGGTGCTGGCGTCCAAGATCGGCCTCTATGCGCTCGTGAGCGCGCAAGGGACTGTCCGCTGGCAGGTGTCGCAGCCGACGGGGACGATCGGGGCCGGGGTCGTGGACCTCAACCTGGATGGAAAAGCGGAGGTGATCATCCCGAGGTTCCGCAACAATCTCGTGGCGAGAGATCTCATCACCGGCCAGCAGGTCCAGACAGGAACTCCCTTCGAGGCGCGGGAGTACTTCCTGAGCGCGGGAGCGCTGCGGCAGGATGGTCTCGCCTATGTGACGCTGGCCAACAATGGCGGCACCAGCATCACGGGGGCGTTCACTCCCGACCTGCTGCCCCTGTGGTCGCAGGAGCTGTTCTGCACGGTGTGCGCTACGGGAGGAGGCAGGTCCGGTGTGGATGCGTTCAACGGAGTGTTGGCGGACGTGCTGGGCCAGGGCCGGCCCCAGGCCATCTTCGCCGGGCTACTGACGCCCCCCGTCATCCAGGACGGCCGTACGGGTGAGCTGCTGGAGACCTTCCCGGCTCAGATGCAGCCCGAGACCGGCGCCAACTACTCTTTCCCGGAGCACACGCCCGTGGTCGTCGATATCGACGCGGATGGCCACGCGGACATCGCGATGCCGTTCATAGAGGGCACCGCGCCACCGACCCAGCTTCGGGACCACCCGCAGTATGGCCGAGGCGAGGTGCTCATCTTCTCCAGCGTGCACTGGAAGAAGCAGCCGGCACTGTGGCCGACGCGCTCCATTCGCAAGGGGCAGGTTGGGGCGGACCTCCGGTTGGGGAGCGACTACCGCTGGTGGACGACCCACAACACATGGAACCAGCAGTTCGACGTGGAGCCGGCCACGCTGATGGCGGATCTCTCCGTCCGCAACGCGGACATCACGGTGTCGCCGCAATCGCCCACGGTGGGAGGGATCCAGACGGTCACCGTCACTCTGCGCAACGTGGGAGGTGTGGCCGCGAGCGGTGTCCATGTGGCCCTCTACGATGGAGACCCCACGGCGGGTGGGCGGCACCTGGCGGACGTTGTCGCGGCGGGGCCCCTGGCCCCACGTACGGGCGTGGCGACCCTCTCCCTGCCTTGGGTGGCGTATCCGGAAGGGGAGCACGTCCTCTATGTGGTCGCCAACGCGGATGGCGCCATCGAGGAGTCTGGGCGGGAGAACAACATCGGTTCGGCTCGTGTCTACGTCCTCCCAGGAACGCAGGGGTGTGATCTGGCCGTGGATACAGCGCAGTTCTCCAGCCAGCCTCCTTTGCCACAGACGGGAGAGGCGCTCACGCTGGATGTCACAGTACGGAACCAGGGTGCGCAGGCCTGTGGAGCCAGCACGGTCGAGGCCTGGGACGGGCCACGAGGCGCCAACAGTCCCCTCTTTGGCGCGGCGGCGCTCCCCGCGCTGCAGCCGGGCGCCGAGGCGCATGTGCTGGTGACGGGGATCGCGCTGACAGGCAGCCATGGGTACCGGGTCATCGCGGATCCTCAGGTGGTGACGCTGGACCAGGAGCGCCTCAACAACGAGGCGGTGTTCACCGTGGAGTCGATGCCCGCGGCGATGCCGGACTTCACGGTGCAGGCGGTGAGCGCCTCACCCTCGCCGGCCTACGCGGGGGAAGCAGTCACCGTGAGCGTGACGGTTCTGAACCGCGGCAGTCCCTCTCCCGGGACGCTGTTGAGCATCGAGGTCCCCGGGCAGCCGGAGCTCTTGCTAGAGGTGCCGCCGCTGCTGACGGCGGAGAGCACGGTCCTGACCGCGCGCATCACCGCTCCGCAGGCGAGCACCCTCATCCATGCCGAGGTGGATCCGCAGGGCATCGTCACGGAGTTCAGCGAGCTGAACAACGTGCGGGAGGTGAACCTCCCCGTGGAGGATCCGTTGCTCGTGGTGTCGGGGACGGCCAGCCCTGGCGTGGTGGGGCCTGCGGCGCCGGTCTCGTTCACGGTGCTTCTGGCCAACCAGAGCCCGCGCGGGAGAACGCTCGCATGGGATGCGGCCATCCAGGGTCCGGCCGGCGCGCTCGTGGCGACGCTGGCAACGAGCCCCCGGCTGGTGGTGGGAGGAGGAGCCGAGTACCAGACCTCCCTGAGCTGGAACACGGGGGCCTTCGGGCCTGGGCTGTACTCGCTGCGGATCCAGGTGACTGAGGGGGGGCGGCCGGTGGCAGTCGGCACGGTGCCGTTCACGCTCACCGCGGAGGCCGTGGCCAGCCTGGGGCTGGTGACCGATCGCGAGAGCTATGGCCCAGAGGAGACGGTCCTCGCGCAGATGCGCGTGAGCAACACGGGGCGCAATGCCGTGCTGCCCGCAGGGACGCTCCAGGTGGTGTTCGAGGATGTGACGGGGACCCTGCTCGCGTCGGGGCAGTGGGCCATCTCGGAGCTCGCGCCCGGAGCCTTCCATGACATCGCCGAGCGCTTCTCCGTCTCGCCCACGGCGCAGGCGGGCAGTTACCGCGTCCGGGCCGAACTGCGGGACGCGCAGGGGACCGTCATCGCGAGCAACCAGGTGCTCTGGAAGGTCGTCATTGTTCCGGCGCGGGTCGTCACCGCGCAGCTCTCCGCCGCGAGCCCCTTCCCCATCGGCCCGCCGCTGCAAACCCACGTCCTCCTCACGAACACGAGCGGAGAGACGGTGGAGGGGCTGCTGCGCGTGTTGCTGCTGGACACGCCCTTGCTGGGCCAGGAGGCCACGGCCTCGACCCAGGTGAGCCTGGCGCCTGGCAGCTCGCAGGACATCGTGCTGTCCCTGCCCACCTCGCAGCTGGACGCGCGGCAGAAGGTGCTGGTCGCCCAGCTCGACGGCCAGACGTTGGATCGGCTCGTCGTGACGGCGGAGATGCCCACCGATCAGGAGCCGCCGGTCATCACCATCTCGGGAGTGACGGACGGACAGTTCTCACCCACGCAGGTCATTCCGGAAATCACAGTCACGGATCCGTACCTGTCGAGTACCACCATCACGCTCAATGGCAATGCCTTCACCAGCGGCACGGCCGTGACGGCGGAGGGGAGCTACCTGCTGGAGGTGAGCGCGGCGGACGCCTTTGGCAACCAGCGTCAGCGGTCGGTGTCGTTCACCATCGACCTGACGCCGCCGGTGCTGCAGTTGGCGGGCGTGGCTCACGGGGCGCTGCTCAACACGCCCGTGACCTTGTCCTTCCAGGCGCAGGAGCAGCACCCGGGAACGCTCGTGGCCACAGTGGACGGCGCGCCCGTGGAAAGCGGAGTGTTCGTGGATGGGGAGGGGGATCATCTCTGGACGGTGACGGCGGTAGATCTGGCGGGCAACAGCACCACGGAGACGCGCGCCTTCAGCCTGGACTTCACGGCTCCTCAGGTGGAAATCACCGGAGTCGCCGAGGGTCAGGTCAGCGCGGTGCCGCTCACTCCGAGTGTGACGGTGGAGGATGCGCACCCGGGCAGCGTCGTGGCGACGCTCGATGGTGTGCCCTTCTCCCTGGGAACCGCCATCTCCGCGGAGGGCGCCCACCTGCTGGCGGTGACGGCGGTGGACGGTGCCGGGAACAGCCATTCGGTGGACATCCACTTCAGCATCGACCAGACGGCACCGGTGTTGAGCCTGGATGGCCCCAGCCATGGGGCGCTGCTCAACACGCCGGTCACCCTGTCCTACTCGGTGTCGGAGCCGCATCCGGGCACGGTGACGTCCCTGCTCGACGGCTCGCCGCTCGCGTCCGGGACGGAGGTCAACGCGGAGGGCGATCACCTGTGGGTAGTCCAGGCGTCCGACGCGGTGGGCAATGCTGTCAGCGAGACGCGGTCCTTCAGCCTGGACTTCACACCGCCCGTGCTGGGGGTGACGGGAGTCGTGAATGGCCAGTACAGCTCCGTTCCGCTCACCCCGGGGGTCACGGTGCAGGAGCTTCACCCTGGAACGCTGGTCGCTACCCTGGATGGGGTGCCGTTCACGCTGGGGACCGCGGTGAGCACGGAGGGGACGCACTTGCTGGCGCTCCGCGCGGTGGATGGGGCCGGCAATGTGGCCGAGCGTGTCATCGAGTTCACGCTGGACTTCACCCCGCCTGAAGTCTGGGTCTACTGGGTCAAGGACGGCCAATACATCAACCACGAGGTCGCGCCCGCGTTCGACGTCGTCGACACGAACCTCGCTTCGGTCTCGGCAACGCTGGATGGAGCGACGTTCACGTCTGGCACCTTCGTCACGGCCGAGGGGACGCATGTCTTGGTGGTGACAGCCGTGGACCTCGCGGGCAATCAGACGGTGCGCACCGTCTCGTTCACCTTGGACTTCACGCCGCCGGTCCTCTCTGTCACGGGAGTGTCCGAGGGCGCGCTGGGGACCTCCTTCACTCCGGTATTCACGGCCACCGATGCCTCGCCGCTCCAGCCGCTGGAGGGCGTGCTGGACAATGTCCTCGTCGACAGCGGCACCCCGGTGACCGCGCTCGGTGCCCACACCCTGCGCGTCAAGGCCTGGGACATGGCCGGCAACCTGTCGTCGGTGACGGTGCACTTCACGGTGTTGCAGGCGCGTCCGCGGTTCCTCTTCGCGGCCTGCGCGCTCGACAGCCTGTCGATTCAGGACAGCGCGCAGGTGGTGGGGTTGAGCGGTCCTGCCTCGGTGGCGAGCCATGGATCCGTGCTGATGGGCGACAGCAGCTCCGTCAGCGGTGACGTTGTCTCTGGCACTCTCACCCAGCTGGGGGGCCTGGCGAGCGTGGGCGGGCGGATCTACCACGGCGGGCAGCTCGTGCTTGGCACGGGTGCGCAGGCCACTGGCGGGGATGAGACGGTGTCCTCGCCGCCCACCCCGTGCAGCTGCGGCTACGATCTGACGCGCTGGTTCCAGAAGGTGGGGCAGCAGAACGACAACGCACTGCTCCAGGCGGATCCGGACATCTCGCCCTTCCTCGTGGGAGGAGGACTCGAGATCGATCAGGAGACCCTCACCTTGCCGTCGGGCCGCTTCCTGCTGGATCACCTGGTGCTGACAGGGGGGGCCACCCTAAAGGTTGCCTCGGGAGGCAGCGTCGAGCTCTTCGTCTCCGGCTCCGTGTCGGTCTCGAATCAGTCCACGCTGGGGGCGGCACCCGGTACAGGGGCCTCGCTCCTCCTCGTGAGCAGTGCCTCGACGGGGCAGGCGGTCTCCGTGCTCAACCAGTCGACAGCGGCGATGCAGATCTACGCGCCGCTGACCCACGTGATCCTCGGCAACAACACGAGCTTGCGAGGCGCCGTGGTGGGCCGCCAGGTCACGCTCACGAACTCGCAAACCCTCGTGCTCTCGCCGGGGCCGCAGACGGTCCCGGCTCCGCTCTCCTGCCCGTAG